A single Desulfobaculum xiamenense DNA region contains:
- a CDS encoding LutB/LldF family L-lactate oxidation iron-sulfur protein has translation MAKAFDFKANVNKALADQQLRGNFAAAMGGFVLKRRALLSDPEETERLRAAVRAIRRRTLAKLPKLLQKLEENCTKNGIHVHWAETTDEANALVLSILRSHNATRLVKGKSMVSEEMHLNHFLEAHGIEVAETDLGEFIIQLAGEPPSHIIVPAVHKNRRQVGEIFHQHLPDTPLTEDIPELNAIARKTLRRKYMEADAGLSGVNFAVAETGTLCLVENEGNGRMCTTAPPLHIAVAGIEKVIEKLEDIHPVYRLLTASATGQLITTYFNMITSPRRKGERDGPDEIHLILLDNGRSDILADPELRQTLQCIRCGSCLNHCPVYTRIGGHAYGHVYPGPIGKILTPQMVGLDEAGKLTTASSLCNACEEVCPAMIPIPDLLRRLRSELNAPSGEGTVRGHGAGRSCTEAAVWKGWQLVNTTPKLNELATRMAGLLGDRLPAVGPLGAWMSARTRPKLARKSLHRRCREEGVDDV, from the coding sequence ATGGCTAAGGCATTCGATTTCAAGGCGAACGTGAACAAGGCGCTGGCGGACCAGCAATTGCGCGGCAATTTCGCCGCAGCCATGGGCGGATTCGTCCTCAAGCGCAGGGCACTGCTGTCCGACCCGGAGGAAACCGAACGCCTGCGCGCGGCTGTGCGGGCCATCCGTCGCCGCACGCTGGCCAAGCTCCCGAAGTTGCTCCAGAAGCTGGAAGAAAACTGCACGAAGAACGGCATCCACGTGCACTGGGCCGAAACCACGGACGAAGCCAACGCCCTCGTGCTCTCCATCCTGCGCAGCCACAACGCCACGCGGCTGGTCAAGGGCAAGTCCATGGTCTCCGAGGAGATGCACCTCAACCACTTCCTCGAAGCCCACGGCATCGAGGTGGCCGAGACGGACCTCGGGGAATTCATCATCCAGCTCGCCGGGGAGCCGCCCTCGCACATCATCGTCCCCGCCGTGCACAAGAACCGTAGGCAGGTGGGCGAAATCTTCCACCAGCACCTGCCGGACACCCCCCTCACCGAGGACATCCCGGAACTCAACGCCATCGCGCGAAAGACCCTGCGCCGCAAGTACATGGAGGCCGATGCGGGCCTCTCGGGCGTGAACTTCGCCGTAGCCGAGACGGGCACCCTGTGCCTCGTGGAGAACGAGGGCAACGGGCGCATGTGCACCACGGCCCCGCCCCTGCACATCGCCGTGGCAGGCATCGAGAAGGTCATCGAGAAGCTGGAGGACATCCACCCCGTGTATCGCCTGCTCACCGCGTCGGCCACGGGCCAGCTCATCACCACCTATTTCAACATGATCACCTCGCCGCGCCGCAAGGGCGAGCGCGACGGTCCGGACGAAATCCACCTCATCCTGCTCGACAACGGACGCAGCGACATCCTCGCCGATCCGGAACTGCGCCAGACGCTGCAATGCATCCGCTGCGGCTCGTGCCTGAACCATTGCCCGGTGTACACGCGCATCGGCGGACATGCCTACGGCCACGTCTACCCCGGCCCCATCGGCAAGATTCTCACCCCGCAGATGGTCGGGCTGGACGAGGCGGGCAAGCTGACCACCGCCTCCAGCCTATGCAACGCCTGCGAAGAGGTCTGCCCGGCCATGATTCCCATCCCGGACCTGCTACGCCGCCTGCGTAGCGAACTCAACGCCCCGTCCGGCGAGGGAACGGTGCGCGGCCACGGAGCCGGACGCTCGTGCACCGAGGCCGCGGTCTGGAAGGGCTGGCAACTCGTCAACACCACGCCGAAGCTTAACGAACTGGCCACGCGCATGGCGGGGCTTCTTGGTGACAGACTGCCCGCCGTCGGGCCCCTCGGCGCATGGATGAGCGCGCGCACGCGCCCCAAGCTCGCACGCAAGAGCCTGCACCGCCGTTGCAGGGAGGAAGGAGTGGACGATGTCTAA
- a CDS encoding Y-family DNA polymerase — MPTTAQPAMYALVDCNNFYVSCERAFAPSLARVPVVVLSNNDGCVISRSAEAKALGIRMAEPAYKREGFFRHHGVRVFSSNYALYGDMSRRVMDTLATFAPDMEIYSIDEAFLHLTPCAGTTLTDLARAIRTRVGQWTGIPVSVGIGPSKTLAKIASRHAKRAQDCDGVFDLAAHPDPDAILAGTDVGDVWGVGRRYAEMLTRHGVRTALALRDMPDDWVRRRMTIRGLMTVHELRGVSCIPLEDAPAPRRSVLASRSFGHPVTDPTDLREAVAAHTTRAAEKLRREHLVAAHVGVFVSTNPHRPDLPQHSASRTLQLPVATAHTPTLIKAALRILDGIFRSGYAYIKAGVTLTGLEDAGTRQLSLLTIAPDPIVDTDPRGEALMKALDGINSKWGRDTVQYAASGVAREWDMRQARLSRRFTTNWDELPIAHIGS, encoded by the coding sequence ATGCCCACCACGGCCCAGCCAGCCATGTACGCGCTGGTCGACTGCAACAACTTCTACGTCTCGTGCGAGCGGGCCTTCGCCCCATCCCTTGCGCGCGTGCCGGTGGTGGTGCTTTCCAACAACGACGGTTGCGTCATCTCCCGTAGCGCCGAAGCCAAGGCCCTCGGCATCCGCATGGCCGAACCGGCCTACAAGCGCGAAGGATTCTTCCGCCACCACGGGGTGCGCGTGTTCTCGTCCAACTACGCCCTGTACGGCGACATGTCGCGCCGGGTCATGGACACGCTGGCCACCTTCGCGCCGGACATGGAAATCTACTCCATCGACGAGGCCTTTCTGCACCTGACGCCCTGCGCGGGCACAACGCTGACGGACCTCGCCCGCGCCATACGCACCCGCGTGGGCCAGTGGACGGGCATTCCCGTCTCCGTCGGCATCGGCCCGTCCAAGACACTGGCCAAGATCGCCAGCCGCCACGCCAAGCGCGCGCAGGACTGCGACGGCGTGTTCGATCTCGCCGCACATCCCGACCCGGACGCCATCCTCGCGGGGACGGACGTCGGCGACGTGTGGGGCGTCGGCAGGCGCTACGCCGAGATGCTCACGCGCCACGGCGTGCGCACGGCCCTTGCCCTGCGCGACATGCCCGACGACTGGGTCCGCCGCAGGATGACCATTCGCGGCCTCATGACCGTTCACGAACTGCGCGGCGTCTCCTGCATTCCACTGGAAGACGCGCCCGCGCCACGTCGCTCGGTCCTCGCGTCACGCTCCTTCGGGCATCCGGTGACGGACCCGACGGACCTGCGCGAGGCCGTGGCCGCACATACCACCCGCGCCGCGGAGAAGTTGCGCCGGGAGCACCTCGTGGCCGCGCACGTCGGCGTCTTCGTCTCCACCAATCCCCACCGGCCGGACCTACCACAGCATTCGGCCTCGCGCACCTTGCAGTTGCCCGTGGCCACAGCGCACACGCCAACGCTCATCAAGGCCGCCCTGCGCATTCTGGACGGCATCTTCCGCTCCGGATACGCCTACATCAAGGCCGGAGTGACCCTCACGGGCCTTGAGGACGCAGGCACCCGCCAATTGAGCCTGCTGACCATCGCCCCGGACCCCATCGTGGATACGGACCCGCGCGGCGAGGCGCTCATGAAGGCCCTCGACGGCATCAATTCCAAGTGGGGGCGCGATACCGTCCAGTACGCGGCCTCCGGCGTCGCCCGCGAATGGGACATGCGTCAGGCCCGCCTGTCGCGGCGCTTCACCACCAACTGGGACGAACTGCCCATCGCTCACATCGGCTCCTAG
- the hypF gene encoding carbamoyltransferase HypF, which translates to MNEHAATIDAESSRIRFTITGAVQGVGFRPFIYRIALDHTLTGNVRNTPEGVVVEIQGTSEQTAAFEHDLHHRLPPLASIVTCERKPLTPREGEEAFEILLSTGGEGHSVLISPDVATCPDCLHDMLDPENPRYLYPFTNCTNCGPRYTITRSIPYDRDKTSMACFPMCEMCRAEYTNPLDRRFHAQPNACPQCGPEVWMTDAAGAERSRGPQAMREAARALAEGRIMAVKGLGGFHLVCDATNAEAVARLRERKNRYGKPLAVMVPDLDTASAVAHVSPAEAKWLSGIERPIVILRRRDDSAALAPGLAPDTSDIGIMLPYTPLHHVLFVHYREFAPDGRIPALVATSGNMSSEPISIGNREALARLGGIADLFLLHNRDILIRCDDSVVRIIDPGDGPAPLFMRRARGFTPRPVFLAEDGPSVFGTGPELKTTLCVTKGNQAFVSQHIGTMENLETFGFYREIAAHLTDILQTSPQAVVRDLHPDYMTSRWADEESGLPVHTLQHHMAHAHAVMAENRHEGRALVLALDGTGYGEDATLWGGEFLLVDNIALTHQRLAHFSPVRLPGGEAAIREPWRIAQAYLHELGITAPQNRPWPWLDAHAPASRMCAVMLERGLNSPVSTSCGRLFDAVAAMLDVSLCVDYEAQAAIRLEAIQAMDESHIYECGLTQRADAADVLDTLALFRQVHNDWQAGVDAGVISRRFHLGLAHALADAAATIAARHGVDTVGLSGGVMHNVTLAESLPRLLAARGLTPLSHRQTSPGDACISLGQADYGMRLLKRS; encoded by the coding sequence ATGAACGAACACGCAGCCACCATCGACGCAGAATCATCCCGCATCCGCTTCACCATCACCGGTGCCGTTCAGGGCGTCGGATTCCGCCCGTTCATCTACCGCATCGCCCTCGACCACACGCTGACCGGCAACGTGCGCAACACCCCCGAAGGCGTGGTGGTGGAAATTCAGGGAACGTCGGAGCAGACCGCCGCCTTCGAGCACGACCTGCACCACAGGTTGCCGCCGCTGGCGAGCATCGTCACCTGCGAGCGAAAGCCTCTGACCCCGCGCGAGGGCGAAGAGGCATTCGAGATTCTGCTCTCCACCGGCGGCGAGGGACACAGCGTGCTCATCAGCCCGGACGTGGCCACCTGCCCGGACTGCCTGCACGACATGCTCGATCCGGAAAATCCGCGCTACCTCTACCCGTTCACCAACTGCACCAACTGCGGCCCGCGCTACACCATCACCCGCTCCATCCCCTACGACCGGGACAAGACCTCCATGGCCTGCTTCCCCATGTGCGAGATGTGCCGGGCCGAATACACCAATCCGCTGGACCGGCGCTTCCACGCCCAGCCCAACGCCTGCCCCCAGTGCGGACCGGAAGTGTGGATGACCGACGCCGCCGGAGCGGAGCGTTCGCGAGGCCCGCAGGCCATGCGCGAGGCGGCGCGCGCCCTCGCCGAAGGGCGCATCATGGCCGTAAAGGGCCTTGGCGGCTTCCACCTCGTGTGCGACGCGACCAATGCCGAGGCCGTGGCGCGGCTACGCGAACGCAAGAACCGCTACGGCAAGCCGCTGGCCGTCATGGTGCCGGACCTCGACACCGCAAGCGCCGTGGCCCATGTTTCCCCCGCCGAGGCCAAATGGCTCTCCGGCATCGAGCGACCCATCGTCATCCTGCGCCGCCGGGACGACAGTGCAGCGCTCGCCCCCGGACTCGCACCGGACACGTCGGACATCGGCATCATGCTGCCCTACACGCCGCTGCATCACGTGCTGTTCGTCCACTACCGCGAATTCGCGCCCGACGGCCGCATCCCGGCGCTGGTCGCCACCTCCGGCAACATGAGCTCCGAACCGATCAGCATCGGCAACCGCGAGGCCCTCGCCCGCCTCGGCGGCATCGCGGACCTCTTCCTGCTGCACAACCGCGACATCCTCATCCGCTGCGACGACTCCGTGGTGCGCATCATCGATCCCGGCGACGGTCCGGCCCCGCTCTTCATGCGCCGCGCGCGCGGCTTCACGCCGCGCCCGGTCTTCCTCGCCGAGGATGGACCCAGTGTGTTCGGCACCGGACCGGAGCTCAAGACCACCCTGTGCGTGACCAAGGGCAATCAGGCCTTTGTGAGCCAGCACATCGGCACCATGGAGAACCTCGAAACCTTCGGCTTCTACCGTGAAATCGCCGCGCACCTCACAGACATCCTCCAGACGTCCCCGCAAGCCGTGGTGCGCGATCTGCACCCGGACTACATGACCTCGCGCTGGGCCGACGAGGAATCCGGACTGCCCGTGCATACCCTGCAACATCACATGGCGCACGCCCACGCCGTGATGGCCGAAAACCGCCACGAAGGCCGCGCGCTGGTCCTCGCGCTGGACGGCACCGGCTACGGCGAGGACGCAACGCTGTGGGGCGGCGAATTCCTGCTCGTAGACAACATCGCTCTGACCCACCAGCGCCTCGCGCATTTCTCGCCCGTGCGCTTGCCCGGCGGCGAAGCCGCCATCCGCGAGCCGTGGCGCATTGCGCAGGCCTATCTGCACGAGCTGGGCATCACCGCGCCGCAGAACCGCCCGTGGCCATGGCTCGACGCCCACGCCCCGGCCTCGCGCATGTGTGCCGTCATGCTCGAACGCGGGCTGAACAGCCCCGTCAGCACCAGTTGCGGACGCCTGTTCGACGCCGTGGCCGCCATGCTCGACGTCTCGCTGTGCGTGGACTACGAGGCGCAGGCCGCCATCCGGCTGGAGGCGATTCAGGCCATGGACGAATCCCACATCTACGAGTGCGGTCTAACGCAGCGCGCCGACGCTGCGGATGTGCTTGACACCCTCGCCCTGTTCAGGCAGGTCCATAACGATTGGCAGGCAGGCGTCGACGCTGGTGTCATCAGCCGTCGATTCCACCTCGGCCTCGCCCACGCTCTGGCCGACGCCGCCGCGACCATCGCCGCGAGACACGGTGTGGACACGGTGGGCCTGTCCGGCGGTGTCATGCACAACGTGACCCTCGCCGAAAGTCTGCCGCGCCTTCTGGCGGCACGCGGGCTGACCCCGCTCTCGCATCGCCAGACCTCTCCCGGCGACGCATGCATCTCCCTTGGACAGGCCGATTACGGCATGCGCCTTCTCAAACGGAGCTGA
- a CDS encoding (Fe-S)-binding protein, whose product MRIYPEKPKNVYFFGTCLVDMAYPDAGMAGIRLLEREGLRVVYPQDQSCCGQPAYNSGYMDEAREVARKQLDSFPRDWPIIVPSGSCAGMMHRHYPKLFEGDPDYFRAKAFSNRVFELTEFLVRVCGIRLADKGAPVTVTWHSSCHAMREMGIIGICKDLIGQLENVTLVELEKEYECCGFGGTFSVKQPEISAAMVRDKAEAAFRTGAQVLLTADCGCLMNITGALDRMGLAMTGKHIAEFIWERTNG is encoded by the coding sequence ATGCGCATCTACCCGGAAAAGCCGAAGAACGTGTACTTCTTCGGCACCTGCCTCGTGGACATGGCCTACCCGGACGCGGGCATGGCCGGAATCCGGCTGCTCGAACGCGAAGGCCTGCGCGTCGTCTATCCGCAGGACCAGAGCTGCTGCGGGCAGCCCGCCTACAACTCTGGCTACATGGACGAGGCCCGCGAAGTGGCGCGAAAGCAACTGGACAGCTTCCCGCGCGACTGGCCCATCATTGTGCCCTCCGGCTCCTGCGCAGGCATGATGCATCGCCACTATCCGAAGCTCTTCGAGGGCGACCCGGACTACTTCCGGGCCAAGGCCTTCTCCAACCGCGTTTTCGAACTCACGGAATTCCTCGTGCGCGTCTGCGGCATCCGCCTCGCGGACAAGGGCGCGCCCGTCACCGTCACCTGGCACTCCTCCTGCCACGCCATGCGCGAGATGGGCATCATCGGCATCTGCAAGGACCTCATCGGCCAACTCGAAAACGTCACCCTCGTCGAGCTGGAAAAGGAATACGAGTGCTGCGGCTTCGGCGGCACATTCTCCGTGAAGCAACCGGAAATCTCGGCGGCGATGGTTCGGGACAAGGCCGAGGCGGCATTTCGCACCGGCGCGCAGGTTCTGCTTACGGCGGACTGCGGTTGCCTCATGAACATCACCGGCGCGCTGGACCGCATGGGACTGGCCATGACCGGCAAGCACATCGCCGAGTTCATATGGGAGAGGACCAATGGCTAA
- a CDS encoding DUF362 domain-containing protein, protein MSVSSPVPVALAQCPDYAPDRLAALVPRLLDATGVAFRPGETVLVKPNLVAAGNPLACTEPAVARAVCAYLLDLGARVVVADSPAFGTADGVARKCGLAQTLAPLGIPVRTLGNPEALRLSFGASIGLSRDALEADRILNLPRLKAHCQMRITAAVKNLFGCVCGMRKAIAHTRFGECDNRFEAMITEVCAALPPVVTLLDGVNAMHESGPRDGSPFALGLLAASANPQALDTALYGLLKLSPADIALWREAIARALPGADPADIAYPLDRPEAFDATGFVVPGILDPVAFRPTRLARGALRRLYAKIS, encoded by the coding sequence ATGTCCGTTTCGTCCCCGGTCCCAGTGGCTCTCGCCCAATGCCCGGACTATGCTCCGGACCGTCTTGCGGCTCTCGTGCCGCGCCTTCTGGACGCGACGGGCGTCGCCTTCCGCCCCGGCGAAACGGTGCTCGTGAAGCCGAACCTTGTGGCGGCGGGCAATCCGCTGGCCTGCACCGAACCCGCCGTGGCCCGCGCGGTCTGCGCCTACCTGCTCGATCTGGGTGCGCGCGTGGTGGTGGCGGACTCTCCCGCCTTTGGCACAGCCGACGGCGTGGCCCGGAAATGCGGCCTCGCACAGACGCTGGCCCCCCTCGGCATCCCGGTGCGCACCCTCGGCAATCCCGAGGCGCTGCGCCTGTCCTTCGGGGCATCCATCGGTCTCTCGCGCGACGCGCTGGAGGCGGACCGCATCCTGAACCTGCCCCGGCTCAAGGCCCACTGCCAGATGCGCATCACCGCCGCAGTCAAGAACCTCTTCGGCTGCGTGTGCGGCATGCGCAAGGCCATCGCCCACACCCGCTTCGGCGAATGCGACAACCGCTTCGAAGCCATGATCACCGAGGTCTGCGCGGCGCTGCCGCCGGTGGTTACGCTGCTCGACGGCGTAAACGCCATGCACGAGAGCGGCCCGCGCGACGGCTCGCCCTTCGCGCTCGGCCTGCTTGCCGCCTCGGCCAATCCGCAGGCCCTCGACACCGCACTCTACGGCCTGCTCAAACTTTCCCCGGCGGACATTGCCCTGTGGCGCGAGGCCATCGCCCGCGCCCTGCCCGGAGCCGACCCCGCCGACATCGCCTATCCGCTGGACAGGCCCGAGGCCTTCGACGCCACGGGCTTCGTCGTTCCCGGCATCCTCGACCCGGTCGCCTTCCGGCCCACACGCCTCGCACGGGGGGCACTGCGCCGCCTGTACGCAAAAATCAGCTGA
- a CDS encoding LutC/YkgG family protein, with protein sequence MSNESSRERILSRLVAANRKAKGFVPRAEPMPIPRWNTKQRVERMKKLLTASAAEVLVTPTDGWADKLRELVSGRGWNALLHAPGTAIGKDVAKAWKAGGEGLPPLETWEGDLADYKERLFSSVDAAITGTIGAIAEQGAIALWPTPDEPRLMSLVPPVHIAVLDADTIHANFVQLMDKQKWADGMPTNAILISGPSRTADIEMQLTIGVHGPKDLIVIIRE encoded by the coding sequence ATGTCTAACGAAAGCTCCCGCGAACGCATCCTTTCCCGGCTGGTCGCCGCCAACCGCAAGGCCAAGGGCTTCGTGCCCCGCGCCGAGCCCATGCCCATTCCCCGCTGGAACACGAAGCAGCGCGTGGAACGCATGAAGAAGCTCCTCACCGCTTCGGCGGCCGAAGTGCTGGTGACGCCCACCGACGGCTGGGCCGACAAGCTGCGCGAACTCGTTTCCGGCCGGGGATGGAATGCCCTGCTCCACGCGCCGGGCACCGCCATTGGCAAGGACGTGGCCAAGGCATGGAAGGCGGGTGGCGAAGGCCTGCCCCCGCTGGAGACATGGGAAGGCGACCTTGCCGACTACAAGGAACGTCTGTTCTCGTCGGTGGACGCCGCCATTACCGGCACCATCGGCGCCATAGCCGAGCAGGGAGCCATCGCCCTGTGGCCCACGCCGGACGAGCCACGCCTCATGTCGCTGGTGCCGCCGGTGCACATCGCCGTGCTCGACGCGGACACCATCCACGCCAACTTCGTCCAGCTCATGGACAAGCAGAAATGGGCCGACGGCATGCCGACCAACGCCATCCTCATCTCCGGCCCATCGCGCACGGCGGACATCGAAATGCAGTTGACCATCGGCGTGCACGGGCCCAAGGATCTGATCGTCATCATCCGGGAATAA